In Paenibacillus sp. BIC5C1, a genomic segment contains:
- a CDS encoding DMT family transporter, whose product MTSLNRAGRSIYLLFFVGIIAISFSSIFVRWSTADVAVIAMYRLFLTNLLMLPFVWKYRHEMMRLNFRQWALLLASGVMLALHFLLWMGSLRLTSVASSTVILALEPILILAGSVWLFKAKINRMMIIGMGVALLGSIAIGAGDFQLAGTALRGDILSLLGTIAVAVHMLLGQFLRAGLSAFSYNFWVFFVAAFTLAVYNLVNGHPFGGYAASEWGIFLLLAIVPTIFGHYLFNWLLQYMNATTVSMGVLGEPVFSSLLAWMLLGESLNGLQMSAGVVIIFGVWIFIRYGKTKPQPIPSDAPLAGKGPVEPTAV is encoded by the coding sequence ATGACTAGCTTGAACCGTGCCGGCAGATCGATCTATCTGCTATTCTTTGTCGGCATTATTGCCATTTCGTTTTCTTCCATCTTTGTGCGCTGGTCCACAGCCGACGTCGCCGTCATTGCGATGTACCGACTGTTCCTCACAAATCTGCTAATGCTGCCTTTTGTGTGGAAATACCGGCACGAGATGATGCGTTTAAACTTCAGACAGTGGGCTTTACTGCTCGCATCCGGCGTGATGCTGGCACTGCACTTTCTGCTCTGGATGGGATCGCTTCGGCTCACGAGTGTAGCCAGTTCAACGGTCATTCTCGCTTTGGAGCCGATATTGATTCTCGCCGGTTCCGTCTGGCTGTTCAAAGCCAAAATTAACCGCATGATGATCATCGGTATGGGCGTTGCCCTGCTCGGATCGATCGCTATTGGAGCTGGAGATTTCCAGTTGGCAGGCACAGCGCTGCGAGGGGATATTCTTTCTTTGCTCGGAACGATCGCTGTGGCGGTACACATGCTGCTTGGACAGTTTTTGCGTGCCGGACTAAGTGCCTTCTCCTATAACTTCTGGGTATTTTTCGTAGCTGCCTTTACACTTGCGGTATATAATCTGGTTAATGGTCACCCGTTTGGCGGTTATGCGGCTTCCGAGTGGGGAATTTTCCTGTTGCTCGCAATCGTACCAACGATCTTTGGACATTATCTCTTCAACTGGCTGCTTCAATATATGAATGCCACGACAGTATCGATGGGGGTACTGGGGGAACCTGTATTTTCCTCTCTGCTGGCCTGGATGCTACTCGGTGAATCCCTCAACGGGCTTCAGATGTCTGCCGGAGTTGTCATTATTTTCGGGGTATGGATCTTCATTCGGTATGGCAAAACCAAACCACAGCCCATTCCCTCAGATGCTCCGCTAGCTGGAAAAGGACCAGTCGAACCTACAGCGGTGTAA